Proteins found in one Methanomassiliicoccus sp. genomic segment:
- a CDS encoding VOC family protein, translated as MMLNPYLNFNGNAEEAFKFYRIVFGGEFSSLMRYKEMPGAERFSEAEGEGIAHIALPVGTTMLMGSDALESVGQKVNFGNSVYVMITPDSEAEARRLFNELSAGGKVEMALEKMFWGDLYASFTDKYGIWWMIDYALPKQG; from the coding sequence ATGATGTTGAACCCGTACCTGAACTTCAACGGCAATGCCGAGGAGGCCTTCAAGTTCTATAGAATAGTGTTCGGCGGAGAGTTTTCCTCCCTGATGAGGTACAAGGAGATGCCTGGTGCGGAACGGTTCTCCGAGGCCGAGGGAGAGGGGATAGCGCACATCGCCCTGCCTGTAGGAACAACGATGCTCATGGGCAGCGATGCCCTGGAGTCGGTCGGCCAGAAGGTGAACTTCGGCAACAGCGTGTATGTAATGATCACCCCGGACAGCGAGGCCGAGGCTCGTAGGCTGTTCAACGAGCTTTCGGCCGGCGGAAAGGTGGAGATGGCCCTGGAGAAGATGTTCTGGGGGGACCTGTACGCCTCCTTCACGGACAAGTATGGCATATGGTGGATGATCGACTACGCGCTGCCGAAGCAAGGCTAG
- a CDS encoding ECF transporter S component: MNMEHSTLRTQILVVAIGSLLYAIITVRLNVLIMPGTELTAVRPSVVVPMLIGFLFGPRAGFLTGFLGNVLGDVVTFNDFFWPWDIGNGIMGAVPGLAYVLLDRERRLGRTGLLWAPPLAVAGAVLGMGFAVPLDLYMGLTVNTVQQAWTVFVSAAATDALNGAVLLPILVLIYSRLLQLSQKTVLHAGPVEDQVLPERE, translated from the coding sequence ATGAACATGGAGCACAGCACGCTCAGGACCCAGATCCTTGTCGTCGCCATCGGCAGCTTGCTCTACGCGATCATCACCGTCCGCCTCAACGTGCTGATAATGCCGGGCACGGAACTGACCGCCGTCCGCCCTAGCGTTGTCGTGCCGATGCTCATAGGCTTCCTCTTCGGTCCCCGGGCAGGCTTCCTCACCGGCTTCCTGGGCAACGTGCTGGGGGATGTCGTCACGTTCAACGATTTCTTCTGGCCGTGGGACATCGGCAACGGCATCATGGGCGCTGTGCCCGGCCTCGCCTACGTCCTGCTGGACAGGGAGAGGCGTCTGGGACGCACCGGTCTTCTATGGGCACCGCCGCTGGCCGTGGCCGGGGCGGTCCTGGGCATGGGGTTCGCGGTGCCTCTCGACCTGTACATGGGCCTGACCGTCAATACCGTGCAGCAAGCATGGACGGTGTTCGTCTCCGCCGCTGCCACCGACGCGCTCAATGGGGCGGTACTGCTTCCCATCCTCGTCCTGATCTATTCTCGGCTCCTGCAGCTCTCGCAGAAGACCGTCCTCCATGCCGGGCCTGTGGAAGATCAGGTCCTGCCTGAGAGGGAGTAA
- a CDS encoding flippase, with amino-acid sequence MVDVQWAFISVVTASLAHFVLRVVLGRELGAEGLGIYTLAFTIYLLGQQFAAFGIGSALTQYVAEHLDDHLTIRKLVSSGMTSSIITGTLMGVVLFLLSPVIANSLFHTPELENMIQLVAFSFPFIAIQKAVLGTLNGFRKMSRFAYLQIAQNVSVVVISIILVGSLHMGELGATVGLVGPTIIVSLLSPLLIREHLRRDGSHWDVTALKITTIFGLYVVLGNAISFLNTQINSILIGYYMTPTEVGIFAVAALLAQVLTLMPSAVQRVTAPSMAAKYGKGDMEGVRRIYYSTLKKSFLITIICASIIAVLGPYIITFFFTNEYSTAYEPLLILLLGYVFAASFGAVGATLSSIGRVNVPFKIGVICTILNIALNVLLIPHMGMNGAAIATAVTLILNFVITIWAIQIYLRRVH; translated from the coding sequence ATGGTCGATGTGCAATGGGCCTTCATAAGCGTTGTCACAGCATCCTTGGCCCACTTTGTTCTGAGAGTGGTCCTCGGAAGGGAGCTGGGGGCCGAAGGCCTTGGGATATATACGCTAGCGTTCACGATATATCTCCTGGGTCAGCAGTTCGCCGCTTTCGGGATCGGTTCTGCACTAACACAATATGTCGCCGAGCATCTCGACGATCATCTGACGATCCGCAAGCTCGTCTCGTCCGGAATGACCTCATCCATCATCACTGGCACCTTAATGGGTGTCGTCCTCTTCCTCCTCTCGCCGGTCATCGCCAATTCTCTCTTCCATACGCCTGAACTGGAGAACATGATCCAGCTCGTTGCGTTCTCCTTCCCCTTCATCGCCATCCAGAAGGCTGTCCTCGGTACCCTTAATGGTTTCCGGAAAATGAGCCGATTCGCTTATCTTCAGATCGCCCAGAACGTTTCTGTTGTCGTCATCTCCATAATACTAGTAGGATCCTTACATATGGGGGAGCTCGGTGCCACCGTCGGCCTAGTTGGGCCTACGATCATCGTTAGCCTGTTGAGCCCTCTTCTCATAAGGGAGCATCTCCGGCGTGACGGCTCTCACTGGGACGTCACAGCATTGAAGATAACCACCATCTTTGGACTCTACGTCGTCCTGGGGAACGCCATCAGCTTTCTTAATACCCAGATAAATTCGATCCTCATCGGATACTATATGACCCCCACCGAGGTAGGGATATTCGCCGTCGCAGCTCTCCTGGCACAGGTCTTGACTCTCATGCCCAGCGCGGTCCAACGGGTAACGGCACCGTCCATGGCGGCCAAGTATGGAAAGGGGGACATGGAAGGTGTGAGAAGGATCTACTATTCCACCCTGAAAAAAAGTTTTCTCATTACCATCATTTGCGCATCCATCATTGCTGTACTTGGTCCCTACATCATCACTTTCTTTTTCACGAACGAGTACAGCACCGCCTATGAGCCGCTTTTGATCCTGCTTCTAGGATATGTATTCGCCGCATCGTTCGGAGCTGTTGGGGCTACCCTATCCAGCATTGGCCGAGTCAATGTACCTTTCAAGATAGGTGTGATTTGCACCATCTTGAACATCGCACTGAACGTCCTGCTCATTCCTCACATGGGCATGAACGGGGCTGCAATTGCTACAGCCGTGACCTTGATTCTCAATTTCGTAATAACCATATGGGCAATACAGATATACCTCAGAAGAGTGCACTGA
- a CDS encoding zinc ribbon domain-containing protein: protein MGKARSVTDLIEDLADDRKRGPAMVMLSRMGPAVIPYLIGVLGDEQRRSYAGAVLTDIGEPAIPALVEAFDESKGGAYARAALARIQRPDLIIPLLIRALGDKARQAHACGMLIDYGMPTLGPYLPQLTEVLGDKDKQVYASTALVAVGAAATPYLLKAVSDERKRFWAAFTLNKIDPLTYTNQWLEQMVSESPDQVQGAAPPSRPARYCPYCGAPMRADHTFCGSCGKKVERIASQKTSTTSPPSKNESDMRTSELTLDPAANQPSHRADVPNEYVVGGFTSSDMARPGSLGYAIYITNRRIIGVKKPGLFAKAVGATVAGTVMGAVLGLGTKWTVRNSLGRDLTSEENRALLAELERSKDIELMNQDVTLIQLKRKFFTNPGQIAFFLRGTQQTDITISLANDEVVDDLRKLFTEHFSRVLKVVN from the coding sequence TTGGGAAAAGCTAGGTCGGTCACCGACCTGATCGAGGACCTGGCCGATGATAGAAAGCGAGGACCAGCAATGGTCATGCTGAGCCGGATGGGGCCCGCCGTCATACCATATCTGATAGGGGTCCTCGGTGACGAGCAGAGACGGTCCTACGCAGGTGCGGTGTTGACCGATATCGGTGAACCGGCCATCCCGGCATTGGTGGAGGCTTTCGACGAGAGCAAAGGCGGAGCGTACGCCAGAGCGGCCCTGGCACGCATTCAGAGGCCTGACCTGATCATACCGCTCCTCATCAGGGCACTAGGCGACAAGGCAAGACAGGCGCATGCCTGTGGAATGTTGATAGATTATGGCATGCCCACCCTGGGACCTTACCTGCCACAACTGACCGAGGTATTGGGAGACAAGGACAAGCAGGTGTATGCCTCCACAGCATTGGTGGCCGTGGGAGCGGCAGCGACCCCCTATCTTCTCAAGGCGGTATCGGATGAGAGGAAAAGATTCTGGGCGGCATTCACCCTCAATAAGATCGATCCCTTGACCTACACAAACCAATGGCTGGAGCAGATGGTCTCCGAATCGCCTGACCAGGTGCAGGGAGCGGCGCCCCCCTCCAGGCCGGCCCGGTACTGCCCCTATTGCGGCGCTCCTATGAGAGCGGACCACACCTTCTGTGGCTCTTGCGGCAAGAAGGTCGAGAGGATTGCCTCTCAAAAGACCAGCACCACCTCACCTCCATCAAAGAACGAGAGCGATATGAGAACGTCCGAGCTAACGCTGGACCCGGCCGCGAACCAGCCCTCACACCGGGCCGATGTACCGAACGAATACGTGGTGGGGGGGTTCACCAGCTCCGACATGGCCAGACCCGGGTCGCTGGGCTACGCGATCTACATCACGAACCGGAGGATAATCGGGGTCAAGAAACCAGGCCTGTTCGCCAAGGCCGTGGGGGCCACTGTCGCGGGCACGGTCATGGGGGCGGTGCTGGGCCTCGGGACCAAATGGACCGTGAGGAACAGCCTGGGAAGGGACCTGACATCTGAAGAGAACAGAGCCCTCCTTGCCGAGCTGGAGAGGAGCAAGGACATCGAGCTGATGAACCAGGACGTCACCCTGATCCAGCTTAAACGGAAGTTCTTCACCAATCCCGGCCAGATCGCCTTCTTCCTCAGGGGCACCCAGCAAACTGACATCACCATATCGTTGGCAAATGATGAGGTGGTCGATGACCTGAGGAAGTTGTTCACTGAGCATTTTTCCAGGGTCCTCAAGGTCGTCAATTGA
- a CDS encoding amino acid permease: MSDKIEKLNLFDVTNIIVGTVLGTGIFITLSLTGSLVGPSSLVVWLIAGIIALIIALSFNYCVMVLPKSGGPYAFAQDTFSSLGAFMVGWSFLLFGWLSLVAITLAFLQYFEALVPDIGFLAGVGVMVSLVVFAVVTNLMGVKVTGRVINVLSLAKIVPFALLVVGGAIYLLGEPERMMSNFTPFLTGSAINFGEAVVVAFWAYTGFELATLPAGEVEEPTRTIPRAIIIGMLVVASFYFFINLVVFGALGGAGVSDAGNPLAEASKVIFAWSPELAWLMALLVGIGALLAIACSEETELLGASRLARVLAEEGMMPRALAKLSVRSGVPWVSIVLLATTALAATFLGGLESIINASVFMLAFVYLMTCLTAAIFFAQGRACAKATRFGGTMPVLGVAFSLLIMTYVNPPDILLAALLMAVGGLAYILVSRRYSLSGRT, encoded by the coding sequence ATGAGCGACAAGATCGAGAAGCTGAACCTGTTCGATGTCACCAACATCATCGTGGGGACGGTGCTGGGTACCGGCATCTTCATCACCCTATCCCTGACCGGCAGCCTCGTCGGTCCCTCCTCACTGGTAGTATGGTTGATCGCCGGCATCATCGCATTGATCATAGCGCTATCATTCAACTACTGCGTGATGGTCCTGCCTAAGAGCGGCGGTCCGTACGCTTTCGCCCAGGATACGTTCTCGTCCCTGGGCGCGTTCATGGTGGGCTGGAGCTTCCTCCTCTTCGGATGGCTCTCCCTGGTAGCGATAACCCTGGCCTTCCTGCAGTACTTCGAGGCCCTCGTCCCCGACATCGGATTCTTAGCGGGCGTGGGGGTGATGGTCTCGCTGGTAGTGTTCGCCGTCGTGACCAACCTCATGGGTGTGAAGGTCACCGGCCGCGTCATCAACGTATTGTCGCTGGCGAAGATCGTTCCGTTCGCCCTCCTTGTCGTTGGCGGCGCCATCTACCTTCTCGGCGAGCCAGAGCGGATGATGTCCAACTTCACACCGTTCCTCACAGGAAGTGCCATCAACTTCGGCGAGGCGGTGGTGGTGGCCTTCTGGGCCTACACCGGCTTCGAGCTCGCCACCCTGCCGGCCGGTGAGGTGGAGGAACCGACGCGCACGATACCCCGGGCCATCATCATCGGCATGCTGGTGGTCGCGTCGTTCTACTTCTTCATCAACCTCGTGGTCTTCGGCGCCCTGGGTGGCGCCGGAGTGTCGGACGCCGGCAATCCCCTGGCGGAAGCGTCCAAGGTGATCTTCGCCTGGTCGCCGGAGCTGGCATGGCTCATGGCGCTCCTGGTGGGCATCGGCGCTCTCCTGGCCATCGCCTGCTCCGAGGAGACGGAGCTGCTCGGCGCATCGCGTCTCGCCAGGGTGCTGGCGGAGGAGGGCATGATGCCTCGCGCCCTCGCCAAGCTGAGCGTCAGGAGCGGCGTGCCCTGGGTGTCGATAGTCCTGCTCGCCACCACGGCGCTGGCGGCGACGTTCTTAGGCGGTCTGGAGAGCATAATCAACGCCTCGGTGTTCATGCTGGCGTTCGTCTACCTGATGACCTGCCTCACCGCCGCGATCTTCTTCGCTCAGGGACGCGCCTGCGCCAAGGCTACGCGCTTCGGGGGGACCATGCCGGTGCTGGGCGTGGCGTTCTCCCTGCTCATCATGACCTACGTGAACCCTCCGGACATCCTGCTGGCCGCGTTGCTGATGGCGGTCGGAGGGCTCGCCTACATCCTCGTATCACGCCGTTACTCCCTCTCAGGCAGGACCTGA